A genomic segment from Nitrospira sp. encodes:
- a CDS encoding Aminotransferase, DegT/DnrJ/EryC1/StrS family has protein sequence MPMIPHSRPTLGPEEIRAVADVLRSGQVAEGPAVAQFERGMAAYFGLRGGVAVASGTVALEVALRALGVAHGDNVILPSYVCSAPWLAVQRVGAQARIVDIDPVTYNLDPQKVRKARTSRTRAVIVPHLFGLPADLTSLQSLGIPLIEDCAQTLGATEQGRAVGTVGLLTVCSFYATKLLCTGEGGMVLSNDEVLLERARALREYDQAPSLNAAAFNCKMTDLQAALGTVQLNQLGTFLERRASLAAVYRETLPTDIFTLPAVPSGRTHCYYRFVVRLPKGLQSPDELTTYLSRVAHRGVQCRKPVFRPLHRYLELPDFQASDEVDGTAISLPIHPSMTEDEVRLVAQILREELR, from the coding sequence ATGCCGATGATCCCGCACTCCAGACCCACCTTGGGACCGGAAGAAATCCGTGCCGTCGCCGACGTGCTGCGATCCGGGCAGGTGGCCGAAGGCCCGGCGGTCGCGCAGTTCGAGCGGGGCATGGCGGCCTATTTCGGCCTGCGAGGCGGCGTCGCCGTCGCTTCCGGCACGGTTGCGCTGGAAGTCGCGTTGCGTGCGCTCGGGGTCGCGCACGGCGACAATGTCATTCTCCCCAGTTACGTCTGCTCGGCCCCCTGGCTGGCGGTGCAGCGTGTCGGCGCGCAAGCCAGAATCGTGGACATCGATCCGGTGACCTACAATCTGGATCCGCAGAAAGTCCGCAAGGCACGTACGTCGCGGACACGCGCGGTGATCGTTCCGCACCTGTTCGGGTTGCCGGCGGACCTCACGTCATTGCAATCCCTGGGCATTCCCCTGATCGAGGATTGCGCACAGACCTTGGGCGCCACAGAGCAGGGGCGCGCGGTCGGCACGGTCGGCCTGCTGACCGTCTGTTCGTTCTACGCCACCAAGCTCCTCTGCACCGGAGAGGGCGGGATGGTGTTGTCCAACGACGAGGTGTTGCTCGAACGGGCGCGTGCGCTTCGCGAGTATGATCAGGCACCGTCGCTCAATGCCGCGGCCTTCAACTGCAAGATGACGGATCTGCAGGCGGCACTGGGAACGGTGCAGTTGAACCAACTGGGAACCTTCCTTGAACGGCGGGCCTCGCTGGCCGCAGTCTATCGAGAGACGTTACCGACGGACATCTTCACCCTGCCTGCCGTCCCCTCCGGCCGCACCCATTGTTATTACCGTTTCGTGGTGCGGCTCCCCAAAGGGTTGCAGTCGCCGGATGAACTGACGACCTACCTCTCGCGGGTGGCTCATCGGGGAGTGCAATGCCGCAAGCCGGTGTTCCGTCCCTTGCATCGGTATCTTGAGTTGCCGGATTTTCAGGCCAGCGATGAGGTCGATGGGACGGCCATCTCCTTGCCGATTCACCCCTCCATGACGGAAGACGAGGTCAGGTTGGTCGCACAGATTCTACGGGAAGAACTCAGGTGA
- a CDS encoding Undecaprenyl-phosphate alpha-N-acetylglucosaminyl 1-phosphate transferase, producing METDFTAPYYPTKRRPLAPVAIVAMLGTLALAMHWIRELFIVQGLRWLYVLLFAFLGAGAFTPILVQAGRRWGLMDLPSERRAHGLPTPRLGGIAVYFGFIASVLLNSIVPDGMLGILLAGTLLLIVGVLDDLRELSAPVKLLAQAVAACIVIVTGKVLTLFPAGPLGDVANVALTLFWIIGITNAFNFFDGMDGLATGLAMLMAGFMGLVAFETDQPGLGWLSIAVIGACMGFLPYNFRGTHPALIFLGDGGSTFLGFTLACLAVKGNWADNNPIVSFSNPLLIFGVLIYDMVHITVERIATGKVKTIHEWLAYVGKDHLHHRLERALGSRQASIAMIFTITTCLGLSALALRHAGTGEAFLLLTQACLIVMMVTILELSTRRR from the coding sequence ATGGAGACCGACTTCACCGCGCCCTACTATCCGACGAAGCGGCGACCGTTGGCACCCGTGGCAATTGTCGCGATGCTGGGGACCCTCGCCCTCGCGATGCACTGGATTCGAGAGCTGTTCATCGTGCAGGGGTTGCGGTGGCTCTATGTGCTGCTGTTCGCCTTTTTGGGAGCAGGCGCCTTCACTCCGATCCTGGTGCAGGCGGGCCGCCGATGGGGCCTCATGGACCTGCCTTCTGAACGGCGGGCGCATGGGTTGCCGACGCCTCGTTTGGGCGGCATCGCGGTCTATTTCGGCTTCATCGCCTCCGTGTTGTTGAACTCCATCGTGCCGGACGGCATGCTCGGCATCCTCCTCGCCGGGACCTTGCTCCTGATCGTCGGGGTCCTTGACGACCTGCGGGAACTCTCCGCGCCGGTCAAACTCCTGGCCCAGGCGGTTGCGGCATGCATCGTGATCGTCACCGGCAAGGTCCTCACACTGTTTCCCGCGGGGCCGCTGGGCGACGTGGCCAATGTGGCACTCACGTTATTCTGGATCATCGGCATCACCAACGCCTTCAACTTCTTCGACGGCATGGACGGCCTGGCGACCGGGCTTGCGATGCTCATGGCCGGATTCATGGGGCTGGTGGCGTTTGAAACCGATCAACCGGGGCTGGGTTGGCTCTCCATCGCAGTCATCGGCGCCTGTATGGGATTTCTTCCCTACAACTTTCGTGGCACGCACCCGGCGTTGATTTTTCTCGGCGACGGCGGCTCGACCTTTCTCGGCTTTACCTTGGCCTGCCTGGCGGTCAAGGGCAATTGGGCGGACAACAATCCGATCGTTTCCTTCAGCAACCCCTTGTTGATCTTCGGCGTGCTGATCTACGACATGGTCCACATTACCGTGGAGCGTATTGCGACGGGTAAGGTGAAGACGATCCACGAGTGGTTGGCCTATGTCGGCAAGGATCATTTGCACCATCGCCTGGAGCGGGCACTCGGCAGCCGCCAAGCCAGCATCGCCATGATCTTCACCATCACCACCTGCCTTGGCCTGTCCGCGCTGGCCTTGCGCCATGCCGGTACCGGCGAGGCGTTCCTGCTCTTGACCCAAGCCTGCCTGATCGTCATGATGGTCACGATTCTCGAGCTGTCCACGAGACGGCGGTAG
- a CDS encoding S-methyl-5-thioribose-1-phosphate isomerase: MVPTVEWKDGAVRLLDQSRLPTQVEFIDCRDYRAVALAIRELKVRGAPAIGVTAAMGVALGARSLKQTRYGEFERAVAEICDHLAASRPTAVNLFWAIARMKQKVATLRDQSPAVIQEALINESQAILEEDIALCKAMGQHGASLIQHGQTILTHCNAGALATAGYGTALGVVRAAWEQGKQIRVIADETRPVLQGARLTAWELMQDKIPVTLITDNMAGTLMRQGKIHVCVVGADRIAVNGDVANKIGTYSVAVLAQAHKIPFYVAAPYSTIDLNSKTGADIPIEERNPLEITSMHGSHPVAPEGVEVYNPAFDVTPAELITGIITERGVFKPRRLADVFRS, from the coding sequence ATGGTCCCCACTGTCGAGTGGAAAGACGGTGCTGTGCGTCTGCTGGATCAGAGCCGGTTGCCGACGCAGGTCGAGTTCATCGACTGCCGCGACTATCGCGCCGTGGCACTGGCCATCCGCGAGTTGAAGGTTCGCGGCGCCCCGGCGATCGGGGTGACGGCAGCCATGGGAGTGGCGTTGGGGGCTCGTTCGTTGAAGCAGACAAGGTACGGGGAGTTCGAGCGGGCGGTCGCAGAGATCTGCGACCATTTGGCTGCGTCCCGGCCCACCGCCGTGAATCTCTTCTGGGCCATCGCCCGGATGAAACAGAAAGTGGCGACGCTCCGTGATCAATCCCCGGCGGTCATTCAAGAAGCGTTGATCAACGAATCTCAAGCGATTCTTGAGGAAGACATCGCGCTCTGCAAAGCCATGGGACAACATGGCGCTTCGTTGATTCAGCACGGCCAGACCATCCTGACCCATTGCAATGCCGGAGCGTTGGCGACGGCGGGATACGGGACTGCGCTCGGTGTCGTTCGGGCGGCCTGGGAACAGGGAAAACAGATCCGTGTCATCGCCGACGAAACCAGGCCGGTCCTCCAAGGCGCGCGCCTCACGGCTTGGGAACTGATGCAGGACAAGATTCCCGTCACGTTGATTACGGACAACATGGCCGGCACGCTGATGCGGCAGGGTAAGATCCATGTCTGTGTCGTCGGGGCGGACCGCATCGCCGTCAACGGGGATGTCGCCAACAAAATCGGCACCTACTCTGTGGCGGTGCTGGCGCAGGCGCACAAGATTCCATTCTACGTAGCGGCTCCGTATTCGACCATCGACCTCAACAGCAAAACCGGCGCCGACATCCCCATCGAAGAACGCAATCCCCTTGAAATCACATCGATGCACGGCAGCCATCCGGTCGCGCCTGAAGGGGTGGAGGTGTACAACCCCGCCTTCGATGTGACTCCCGCCGAGCTGATCACCGGCATCATCACGGAACGGGGAGTGTTCAAGCCGAGAAGGCTCGCGGACGTCTTCCGGTCCTAG
- a CDS encoding Nucleoside diphosphate kinase: MSERTLAIIKPDAVKKHAIGDIINRYEKAGLKPVAMRLTQLSKATAQGFYAVHKARPFFDSLCTFMSSGPCVVLVLQGDNAIKVNRELMGATDPAKAENGTIRAAHGANIEFNAVHGSDGPDTAKFEIGYFFSEMELVG; the protein is encoded by the coding sequence ATGAGTGAACGTACCCTTGCGATCATCAAGCCGGACGCGGTGAAGAAGCACGCGATCGGCGACATCATCAATCGATACGAGAAGGCGGGGCTGAAGCCGGTGGCCATGCGGCTGACGCAGCTGTCGAAAGCGACGGCCCAGGGCTTTTACGCCGTGCACAAGGCCAGACCCTTCTTCGACAGCCTGTGCACCTTCATGTCTTCGGGGCCCTGCGTGGTGCTGGTGTTGCAGGGGGACAATGCGATCAAGGTCAACCGCGAACTCATGGGCGCGACCGATCCGGCCAAGGCGGAAAACGGTACCATCCGTGCGGCCCATGGAGCGAATATCGAATTCAACGCCGTCCATGGATCGGATGGACCGGACACGGCCAAATTCGAGATTGGGTATTTCTTTTCCGAAATGGAGTTGGTCGGGTAG
- a CDS encoding Glycine cleavage system H protein: MIPSNLRYHQEHEWARVEGKQATIGISHFAQDALGDIVFIDLPKVGTTLTAGQQIGEVESTKTTSTIYTPVSGTVTKINADLKDHPEAVNSDPYGKGWMAVIDLTAPTEVDQLMSAAQYEEFLSKQKH; the protein is encoded by the coding sequence ATGATACCGTCCAATCTCCGCTACCACCAGGAACATGAATGGGCCCGCGTCGAAGGCAAGCAGGCGACGATCGGCATCAGCCATTTTGCCCAGGATGCGTTGGGCGACATCGTCTTCATCGACCTCCCGAAAGTCGGCACGACGCTCACGGCCGGCCAGCAGATCGGCGAGGTGGAATCGACCAAAACCACCTCTACCATCTACACACCGGTCAGCGGGACGGTCACGAAGATCAACGCAGACCTCAAGGACCATCCAGAGGCCGTCAATTCCGATCCCTACGGCAAAGGTTGGATGGCCGTGATCGATCTCACGGCCCCGACCGAGGTGGATCAGCTCATGTCCGCCGCCCAGTACGAAGAGTTTTTGAGCAAACAGAAACACTAA
- a CDS encoding Dihydrolipoamide dehydrogenase: MKHLAILGAGPGGYVAAIRAAQLGARVTVIENQALGGVCLNCGCIPSKALLSVVELGDKAKRAKEVGLLLDGPITYDPAAMVARKNKVVSMLVKGIATLFKTWNIEHVEGTGALLDAGTIRVAKQDGSDVQIMADGVVIATGSSWPNLPLFPIDGTRIITSKQALDLDRIPASLLIVGGGVEGCEFASLYSGLGTQVTLVELLPRLLPLEDEEISQLTEREMKKRGVEVRTGVTVDSIVKQPDSVTARLRDGLSLNVEQVLVSVGRGFNSRGIGLEKVGVRVGTRGEIVVNDRMETNVPGVYAIGDVVGKAMLAHVASAQGKVAVENFLGCPRSIDYEVIPTGIFTLPEIGRVGLTEQEARDRCLAAGKDPQQALKIGRFRYGGLGKAQATGDIQGLVKVIADAETDRILGAHILGAHATDLIHEAALAMQVGATASRVADMIHAHPTFAEGLMEAMEDVHGLAIHLARKREA; the protein is encoded by the coding sequence ATGAAACACCTCGCGATTCTTGGAGCCGGTCCCGGCGGGTACGTAGCGGCGATCCGTGCGGCCCAGCTGGGGGCGCGTGTGACCGTGATCGAGAACCAGGCGCTCGGCGGCGTCTGTCTGAACTGCGGCTGCATCCCGAGCAAAGCCCTGTTGTCGGTCGTAGAACTCGGCGATAAGGCCAAGAGGGCCAAGGAGGTCGGTCTCCTCCTCGACGGCCCCATCACCTACGATCCCGCGGCCATGGTCGCCCGAAAAAACAAAGTGGTGTCGATGCTCGTCAAGGGGATCGCCACACTCTTCAAAACCTGGAATATCGAACATGTGGAAGGAACCGGTGCATTGCTGGACGCCGGCACGATTCGCGTCGCCAAACAGGACGGCAGCGACGTTCAGATTATGGCCGATGGGGTGGTCATCGCCACCGGCTCCTCTTGGCCGAACCTGCCGCTCTTTCCCATCGACGGAACCAGGATCATCACGAGCAAGCAGGCTTTGGATCTCGATCGAATCCCCGCGAGCCTGTTGATCGTCGGCGGAGGGGTGGAAGGCTGTGAGTTCGCCTCCCTCTATAGTGGGCTCGGGACACAGGTGACCCTGGTCGAACTTCTGCCGCGCCTGTTGCCGCTGGAGGATGAAGAGATCAGCCAGTTGACGGAACGTGAGATGAAAAAGCGGGGTGTGGAGGTTCGAACCGGTGTCACGGTCGATAGCATCGTCAAGCAGCCGGACTCGGTGACGGCCCGTTTGCGCGACGGACTGTCGCTCAATGTGGAGCAGGTGTTGGTCTCGGTGGGGCGTGGGTTCAACTCGCGCGGCATCGGGTTGGAGAAAGTCGGAGTACGGGTGGGGACGCGCGGCGAAATCGTCGTGAACGACCGGATGGAGACGAACGTACCGGGCGTCTACGCGATCGGCGACGTGGTCGGCAAGGCGATGTTGGCGCATGTCGCGTCGGCGCAGGGAAAAGTGGCGGTAGAAAATTTTCTGGGCTGCCCTCGCTCGATCGACTATGAGGTCATCCCGACGGGCATCTTTACGTTACCTGAAATCGGACGGGTTGGACTCACCGAACAAGAAGCCCGGGACCGCTGTCTTGCGGCAGGGAAAGATCCACAGCAGGCGCTCAAGATCGGACGGTTCCGTTATGGCGGGTTGGGAAAAGCGCAGGCCACGGGAGACATTCAAGGGTTGGTGAAGGTCATTGCCGATGCGGAGACGGATCGGATTCTCGGCGCCCACATCCTCGGCGCCCATGCGACCGATTTGATTCACGAAGCGGCCTTGGCGATGCAAGTGGGCGCCACCGCCTCCCGAGTCGCCGATATGATTCACGCGCACCCGACATTCGCTGAGGGCCTCATGGAGGCCATGGAGGATGTCCATGGCCTGGCCATTCATTTGGCGCGTAAGCGAGAGGCCTGA
- a CDS encoding Tyrosyl-tRNA synthetase — protein MTPLTQQLDLILRGVVEVIQQSELESKVARSIKEQRPLRIKAGFDPTAPDLHLGHTVLIHKLKHFQDLGHQVIFLIGDFTGMIGDPTGQSETRVALSKEKVLENAKTYERQIFKILDPKKTQVEFNSRWMSTMTADGLIELSAHYNVARMLEREDFHKRYTEQKPISIHEFMYPLIQGYDSVALKADVELGGTDQKFNLLMGRDLQRDYGQEAQVVITMPLLEGTDGVRKMSKSVGNYIALEDKPADMFGKLMSISDALMYRYYELLTSEDLAMVKAGHPMEAKQSLAEHIVARYHGAEAGREARGLFQQKFQAREFPEQPDAQVQLTSSDVKDAAAPSIGLVDLVAKTGLVPSKSEARRLIVQGGVEVDEQKLTDANAAVVLIAGKPLRLRIGRRKFAVAEYKG, from the coding sequence GTGACACCTCTTACGCAACAACTCGACCTCATTCTTCGAGGAGTGGTCGAGGTGATTCAGCAGAGCGAGTTGGAATCGAAGGTGGCCCGTTCGATCAAGGAACAACGTCCGTTGCGAATCAAGGCGGGGTTCGATCCCACGGCGCCGGATCTCCATCTCGGCCATACGGTTCTGATCCACAAGCTCAAGCACTTTCAGGACCTCGGGCATCAGGTGATCTTTCTCATCGGCGACTTCACCGGTATGATCGGCGACCCCACCGGTCAGTCGGAGACCCGTGTCGCGCTCTCGAAAGAAAAGGTGTTGGAAAATGCCAAGACCTACGAACGTCAGATTTTCAAGATCTTGGATCCCAAGAAGACGCAGGTGGAATTCAACAGCCGCTGGATGAGCACGATGACGGCCGACGGGCTGATCGAGCTGAGCGCCCACTACAACGTGGCCCGCATGTTGGAACGCGAAGACTTTCACAAACGCTACACAGAGCAAAAGCCGATCAGCATCCACGAGTTCATGTATCCCTTGATCCAGGGGTATGACTCCGTGGCGCTCAAGGCCGACGTGGAACTGGGCGGCACGGACCAGAAGTTCAATCTCCTGATGGGGCGCGACCTGCAGCGTGACTATGGGCAGGAGGCGCAGGTGGTCATTACCATGCCGCTGCTGGAAGGCACCGACGGAGTACGTAAGATGAGCAAGAGCGTCGGCAACTACATTGCGCTGGAGGACAAGCCCGCCGACATGTTCGGGAAACTCATGTCGATCAGCGATGCGCTCATGTATCGCTATTACGAACTGTTGACCAGCGAGGATTTGGCTATGGTCAAGGCTGGCCACCCTATGGAAGCGAAACAATCACTGGCCGAACACATTGTCGCGCGTTACCACGGGGCTGAGGCCGGACGAGAAGCCAGGGGGCTGTTCCAGCAGAAGTTTCAAGCGCGCGAGTTTCCGGAGCAACCGGATGCGCAGGTACAGCTCACATCCTCAGATGTGAAAGATGCCGCCGCTCCGTCGATCGGCCTGGTGGATTTGGTCGCGAAGACCGGGTTGGTACCGAGCAAGAGTGAAGCCAGGCGGTTGATCGTCCAGGGTGGGGTGGAAGTCGACGAACAGAAACTCACCGATGCGAACGCCGCTGTCGTCTTGATCGCCGGGAAGCCGCTCCGCCTGCGGATCGGGCGCCGCAAGTTTGCGGTGGCGGAATATAAGGGCTAG
- a CDS encoding Two-component transcriptional response regulator, LuxR family, whose amino-acid sequence MSRIEQSRAMTVVAIVSSNYLLRLGLQRIVEDEKWIRLIGQSANGTSFEDILTGEHPHIVIFDTEIERAVPDLIQTIKTTAPAIKIILLAGIDESEKIHQAFACGVDGLVLRMQPSPVLVATIEYLAHRTTTLTMPIGNRPTQLELSSTLSIIPASSTRTPDLPKWPDGLTEREREVVRLISEGLSNKDIADRLCISSITVRHHLTNIFDKLGVSNRQKLLIRAHQQGLVRPPALA is encoded by the coding sequence ATGAGCAGAATCGAGCAAAGCAGAGCCATGACGGTTGTGGCGATCGTGAGCAGCAACTATCTTCTGCGGCTTGGTTTGCAACGGATTGTCGAGGACGAAAAATGGATACGCTTGATCGGCCAGAGCGCGAATGGGACGAGCTTCGAGGATATTCTAACTGGCGAACATCCGCACATTGTGATTTTCGATACAGAGATTGAGCGAGCGGTCCCGGACTTGATTCAAACGATCAAGACGACAGCCCCGGCAATCAAAATTATTCTCCTGGCTGGAATCGATGAGTCTGAAAAGATCCATCAGGCCTTTGCCTGCGGAGTAGACGGCCTTGTGCTGAGAATGCAACCATCACCTGTCTTGGTCGCCACAATCGAGTACCTTGCCCACAGGACGACAACGCTCACAATGCCGATCGGAAACCGGCCGACTCAGTTGGAGTTGAGTAGCACCCTTTCCATTATTCCGGCCTCATCCACCCGAACACCTGACCTGCCCAAGTGGCCGGATGGATTGACAGAACGGGAACGTGAAGTTGTTCGCTTGATCAGCGAGGGCCTTTCCAATAAAGACATTGCAGACCGACTATGTATTTCAAGCATCACGGTCCGACATCACCTCACCAACATCTTCGACAAACTCGGCGTCTCCAATCGCCAGAAACTCCTAATCAGGGCACACCAACAGGGGTTGGTACGGCCACCGGCTTTGGCATAG
- a CDS encoding Undecaprenyl-phosphate galactosephosphotransferase, producing MKAVIMESAPWIGTMLAFPVGNELLIGHLLLALKQHGVSEVAVVSCEQDPSVQELVCRTGRACGMTVLWRTEPVYRGTAGGLQAVEDFLDIPTFLAIHANVYLRDLDLAAALSAHESHKAGITLVAQRMMGNGDDLESIEVDPTGLVSRVNILHWSRNRRSQLTPCGVYVFNREILPLIPRDEYFDVNEQLVPLVRSRGGSIRVHQIPGRVSTITGPEDFLWLNREILLKDVQPSVCGDSRHSGMDDIVIGENSDISPRSFLLGPLVIGPNCVVEDYVHLIGPAVIGPTSHLEKGSLVRESVLRSGTRVQGNARVEFSVVAGDETVPEGMRLRSTFWTTVKPVMYESHGSLSQAAAGRSIQRVRCAQRSPAKVQGDNGQRSVYGLVKSMVDRMGAAAGMILVSPLMALIALAIKLDSPGPVVFSQKRCGKNGKEFWMHKFRTMVPDAEQRQKDLRAHNTVDGPMFKLEEDPRITRMGKILRKTSLDELPQLLNVLRGEMSLVGPRPLAYDEMKFCPTWRDARLSVLPGLTGLWQVKARNRNRFSEWIRYDLEYVRAHSLMLDLYILIRTARVLLKGV from the coding sequence ATGAAGGCCGTGATCATGGAAAGCGCCCCATGGATCGGAACAATGCTGGCGTTTCCAGTTGGAAACGAGCTGTTGATCGGCCACCTGTTGTTGGCTCTCAAGCAGCACGGTGTCAGCGAAGTTGCGGTGGTGTCGTGTGAGCAGGATCCGTCCGTACAAGAACTGGTGTGTCGAACGGGTCGTGCCTGCGGCATGACTGTGTTGTGGCGGACGGAGCCTGTCTATCGAGGAACCGCAGGTGGCTTGCAGGCGGTGGAAGACTTTCTCGACATCCCGACCTTCCTGGCCATTCATGCCAATGTGTATTTACGCGATCTGGACCTGGCGGCTGCGCTTTCCGCGCATGAATCACATAAGGCCGGCATTACGTTGGTCGCTCAGCGCATGATGGGCAACGGCGATGACCTGGAGAGTATCGAAGTGGATCCGACGGGGCTCGTCTCCCGGGTCAATATTCTACATTGGTCACGGAACCGTCGGAGCCAACTCACACCCTGTGGGGTATACGTATTCAACCGTGAGATCCTTCCGCTTATCCCTCGGGACGAATATTTTGATGTGAACGAGCAGCTTGTGCCGTTGGTACGAAGCCGCGGCGGGTCGATTCGTGTCCACCAAATCCCGGGGCGCGTGAGCACGATCACGGGACCGGAGGATTTTCTATGGTTGAACCGTGAGATTTTGCTCAAAGACGTCCAGCCCAGTGTGTGCGGCGACAGTCGTCACAGTGGTATGGACGATATTGTCATCGGAGAAAACTCGGATATTTCGCCGCGTTCCTTCTTATTGGGTCCTCTGGTGATCGGTCCAAATTGTGTAGTGGAAGATTATGTGCACCTGATTGGGCCTGCGGTGATCGGTCCGACCTCTCACTTGGAAAAGGGAAGCCTCGTTCGCGAAAGTGTGCTTCGGTCGGGCACGCGGGTACAGGGAAATGCCAGGGTGGAATTTTCTGTGGTGGCCGGCGACGAGACTGTTCCCGAGGGCATGCGCCTTCGGAGCACCTTCTGGACCACGGTGAAGCCGGTCATGTATGAGTCGCATGGATCGTTGTCACAGGCGGCAGCGGGCAGGTCTATTCAACGGGTGAGGTGCGCTCAACGGTCTCCCGCAAAAGTGCAGGGTGACAACGGTCAACGATCGGTATATGGCCTCGTCAAATCCATGGTTGATCGCATGGGCGCCGCTGCCGGGATGATTCTCGTGAGTCCGCTCATGGCGTTGATCGCACTCGCGATCAAGTTGGATTCCCCAGGTCCGGTGGTTTTCTCTCAAAAGCGCTGCGGCAAGAATGGTAAGGAGTTTTGGATGCACAAGTTCAGAACCATGGTCCCGGATGCCGAGCAACGCCAGAAAGACTTGCGGGCGCACAATACGGTCGATGGACCGATGTTCAAATTGGAGGAAGATCCTCGCATTACCCGTATGGGCAAGATTCTTCGCAAGACCAGCCTTGATGAGTTGCCGCAATTGTTGAATGTCTTGAGGGGAGAGATGAGTCTTGTCGGCCCTCGACCGCTTGCTTATGACGAAATGAAATTCTGTCCGACATGGCGTGATGCGCGGTTGAGCGTGCTTCCTGGGTTGACGGGGCTCTGGCAGGTGAAGGCGCGTAATCGAAATCGATTCTCGGAGTGGATTCGATACGATCTCGAGTATGTCCGCGCGCATTCGCTGATGCTGGATTTGTACATTCTCATTCGGACCGCTCGGGTGCTGTTGAAAGGAGTGTGA
- a CDS encoding UDP-glucose 4-epimerase: MTMKILITGSQGFLGRSLAHYAVNKGLQVLGVARSEPKSLIPGMEFTRCGLDTVGFVDVLNGFTPDVVVHAAGSASVGYSFQQPREDFLMAVETWASVLDAVRKAEGNPLVIFPSSASVYGNPTRLPVPEAAGLRPISPYGFHKVICEQLAQEYAHCFGLNVVAARLFSTIGPFQQRLLVWELFRQAIDDNPYLTIQGTGMETRDFLHIDDICRYFLGIVDREPKGFWAVNVASGESTSVRRMAEIVTRLVGSTQAIVTLNKDLRGDPKQWQADTTLLQELVPYQAPNITNGLEDCVRHWLSELSPAVEPEMRCSVEGRS, translated from the coding sequence GTGACCATGAAAATTCTGATTACCGGTTCGCAAGGGTTTCTCGGTAGAAGCCTTGCGCACTATGCCGTCAACAAAGGGCTTCAAGTGCTGGGTGTGGCACGATCGGAACCCAAGAGTCTGATTCCTGGAATGGAGTTCACACGTTGTGGGTTGGATACTGTCGGCTTTGTCGACGTGCTCAACGGCTTCACTCCGGATGTCGTGGTTCATGCGGCCGGTTCTGCATCGGTGGGGTATTCGTTTCAACAGCCGCGAGAGGATTTTCTCATGGCGGTTGAGACGTGGGCTTCGGTGCTGGACGCGGTACGTAAAGCAGAGGGTAACCCTTTGGTGATCTTTCCGTCGAGCGCTTCCGTCTATGGGAATCCGACTCGGTTGCCCGTACCCGAAGCCGCCGGGCTTCGACCCATTTCACCGTATGGATTTCATAAGGTCATTTGCGAGCAACTGGCGCAAGAGTATGCCCATTGCTTCGGGTTGAATGTGGTGGCGGCCCGGTTGTTCTCCACCATTGGCCCATTTCAGCAGCGTTTATTGGTCTGGGAACTATTTCGTCAAGCGATCGACGATAACCCGTATCTGACCATTCAAGGCACGGGGATGGAAACCCGTGATTTTCTGCATATCGACGACATCTGTCGCTATTTCTTGGGCATCGTAGATCGTGAGCCGAAAGGGTTTTGGGCGGTGAACGTCGCTTCGGGCGAGTCTACGTCGGTGAGAAGGATGGCGGAAATCGTGACGCGCCTTGTGGGTAGCACCCAAGCCATCGTCACTTTGAACAAAGATTTGCGGGGTGATCCCAAACAATGGCAGGCCGATACAACGCTGTTGCAAGAACTCGTGCCGTATCAGGCGCCGAACATTACTAACGGCTTAGAGGATTGTGTGCGGCATTGGCTGTCGGAGTTGTCGCCAGCGGTCGAGCCGGAGATGCGTTGTAGTGTGGAGGGTCGCTCTTGA